One part of the Tunicatimonas pelagia genome encodes these proteins:
- a CDS encoding dipeptidase, protein MSTFQTYVEENQDRFLDELFDLLRIPSVSTDSKFADDVRRTADFVKERLLEAKVDKAEVVETDGYPIVYAEKMVDPSKPTVLVYGHYDVQPADPYELWKSPPFEPEIRDGKIYARGACDDKGQMYMHVKALETMLANDALPCNVKFMIEGEEEVGSNHLAGFVKDNREKLQADVVLISDTGIIDNENPSITVGLRGLSYMEVEVAGPRVDLHSGMFGGTVANPINVLCQMIASLHDEQGRITIPGFYDKVVELSQEERAEINRAPQDDEKYKQELGVQKLTGEDGYTTLERIGIRPTLDVNGIWGGYISEGAKTVLPSKAYAKISMRLVPNQHPDEIDELFTKHFESIAPETVQVKVSPHHGGEPAVVPTDSPAIEAAKQAFQDAWGKEPFLTREGGSIPIVSLFQKELGIDSLLMGFGLDEDAIHSPNESYGVFNFLKGIETISLFYQHFAKA, encoded by the coding sequence ATGTCTACCTTTCAAACCTACGTTGAGGAAAATCAAGATCGTTTTTTAGACGAATTATTTGATCTATTGCGGATTCCGTCGGTCAGCACCGATTCTAAATTTGCCGATGATGTACGGCGAACCGCCGATTTTGTAAAAGAGCGACTGTTAGAAGCTAAAGTAGACAAAGCCGAGGTTGTTGAAACTGATGGCTACCCGATTGTATATGCCGAAAAGATGGTTGATCCAAGTAAGCCAACCGTCTTAGTCTACGGTCACTACGATGTGCAGCCCGCTGATCCCTACGAACTCTGGAAATCGCCCCCGTTTGAGCCGGAAATCCGGGATGGGAAAATTTACGCCCGGGGTGCCTGCGATGATAAAGGGCAAATGTACATGCACGTGAAAGCCCTGGAAACTATGCTGGCCAACGATGCGCTGCCCTGCAACGTAAAGTTTATGATTGAAGGTGAAGAAGAAGTAGGGTCTAACCATCTTGCCGGATTTGTAAAAGATAACCGTGAAAAGCTACAAGCCGACGTAGTACTGATCTCGGACACCGGAATTATTGATAACGAGAACCCATCCATCACGGTTGGTTTACGCGGACTAAGCTACATGGAAGTAGAAGTAGCCGGGCCCAGAGTTGATCTGCACTCCGGCATGTTTGGTGGTACAGTAGCCAATCCGATTAATGTGCTTTGCCAAATGATTGCTTCATTGCACGATGAGCAAGGGCGTATTACTATTCCAGGTTTTTACGATAAAGTGGTTGAATTAAGTCAAGAAGAACGAGCCGAAATTAACCGGGCACCGCAGGATGACGAAAAATATAAGCAGGAGTTGGGTGTTCAGAAACTCACTGGCGAAGATGGATACACTACGTTGGAACGAATTGGCATCCGGCCTACGCTGGATGTAAATGGTATTTGGGGCGGCTACATTAGCGAAGGTGCCAAAACGGTATTGCCATCCAAAGCCTACGCTAAAATCTCCATGCGTCTGGTACCCAACCAGCATCCCGATGAGATCGACGAGTTATTCACCAAGCACTTTGAATCTATCGCCCCCGAAACCGTTCAGGTGAAAGTCTCTCCCCACCACGGGGGCGAACCCGCAGTAGTACCTACCGATTCTCCCGCGATTGAAGCAGCGAAACAAGCCTTTCAGGATGCCTGGGGGAAAGAACCATTCCTAACCCGCGAAGGCGGTAGTATTCCGATTGTATCATTATTTCAAAAAGAATTAGGTATTGACTCATTGCTGATGGGTTTTGGATTGGACGAAGACGCCATTCATTCTCCCAACGAAAGTTACGGGGTCTTCAACTTCTTGAAAGGCATAGAAACTATCTCGCTATTCTATCAGCATTTTGCTAAAGCTTGA
- a CDS encoding phosphotransferase — MKEVPELAVEYSVASSLSLSSILTEIYDLPEKLKVEYLHQGFNDTYLVTTEVSKYILRVYRHNWKSLDDIHGEIDFLLLLKDAHIPVSYPIANINGNFVIELNCPEGTRYAVLFSYAVGESISSLNSKTARLFGEHLGRLHNVTEKREDKRLSKRYTHPEIFASTYKFLKSRLGNSSDILQKVAGLEQKLAEKIDMSNLGRLPKGICHGDPHYENVFLEKSSKKMTIFDFDFCGYGYLHYDLGSFFKYERSNKQNKAKFLEGYEQIRPLKVEEKRLIPYFEVLMRIFHLGARANNADGIKNPLWPKCEIEKTLENIIHQLSSIEK, encoded by the coding sequence ATGAAAGAAGTTCCTGAGTTAGCCGTCGAGTATTCGGTAGCCTCCTCTCTTTCCTTGAGTTCAATCCTGACTGAAATCTACGATTTACCTGAGAAGCTTAAGGTAGAATATCTGCATCAAGGTTTTAATGATACTTACCTTGTCACTACAGAAGTATCTAAATATATACTAAGAGTATACCGACATAATTGGAAGTCACTCGATGATATTCACGGAGAAATTGACTTTCTCCTACTACTGAAAGATGCACACATACCTGTTTCCTACCCAATTGCTAATATTAATGGCAATTTTGTCATTGAACTGAATTGTCCTGAAGGAACTCGATATGCTGTTCTTTTTAGTTATGCCGTCGGAGAAAGTATATCGTCGCTTAATAGTAAAACGGCTAGATTATTCGGAGAACATTTGGGGCGATTGCATAATGTGACTGAAAAAAGGGAGGACAAAAGATTGTCCAAACGGTATACTCATCCAGAAATCTTTGCATCCACCTATAAATTTTTGAAATCGAGATTGGGTAACTCGAGTGATATACTGCAAAAAGTAGCTGGTCTTGAGCAAAAACTAGCGGAGAAAATAGATATGAGCAACCTAGGCAGGCTGCCTAAAGGAATATGCCACGGTGATCCGCATTACGAGAATGTATTTTTAGAGAAGTCATCCAAGAAAATGACGATATTTGACTTTGATTTTTGCGGCTACGGCTATCTGCACTATGATTTAGGCAGCTTCTTCAAGTATGAGCGAAGTAACAAGCAAAATAAAGCCAAATTTTTGGAAGGATACGAACAAATACGACCTTTGAAGGTAGAAGAAAAAAGGTTAATACCGTATTTTGAAGTATTGATGAGAATATTTCACTTGGGCGCGAGAGCAAATAATGCTGATGGAATCAAAAACCCTCTGTGGCCAAAATGTGAGATAGAAAAAACGCTTGAGAATATTATTCATCAGCTTTCTTCAATAGAAAAGTAA
- the plsY gene encoding glycerol-3-phosphate 1-O-acyltransferase PlsY, translating to MIIVYIGCAILLAYLLGSIPSAVWYGQRMYEVDVREHGSGNAGATNTFRVLGKRAGIIVLLLDMLKGAAATSLARVLLQQDIIPADRLIEFQLLLGIIAVVGHIFPVFTKFDGGKGVATLSGMVLIIQPVVALLCALVFLIILISTKYVSLGSLLAALSFPLLLLLRPFRTGEPLLIAFGFAMFVLLVVTHQKNIRRLLSGDENRTYLFVKKD from the coding sequence ATGATAATTGTTTATATAGGTTGTGCGATACTTTTAGCGTATTTATTAGGTTCTATTCCCTCGGCAGTTTGGTACGGCCAGCGAATGTACGAAGTTGATGTGCGGGAGCACGGCAGCGGAAATGCCGGAGCCACCAACACTTTCCGGGTGCTAGGTAAACGAGCCGGTATTATTGTCCTACTGCTCGATATGCTGAAAGGAGCGGCGGCTACTTCATTGGCTAGAGTGCTACTGCAACAAGATATTATCCCGGCTGATCGATTGATTGAATTTCAGCTGCTCTTAGGAATTATAGCCGTCGTAGGTCACATCTTTCCGGTATTTACGAAGTTTGACGGAGGCAAGGGGGTAGCTACCTTGTCGGGTATGGTACTTATCATTCAGCCAGTAGTTGCTCTACTGTGTGCGCTGGTATTTCTCATCATTCTTATCTCTACCAAATACGTCTCGCTAGGCTCGCTGCTGGCGGCATTGTCATTCCCCCTACTTCTATTACTGCGCCCCTTCCGAACCGGAGAACCCCTGCTAATTGCTTTCGGCTTCGCCATGTTTGTACTACTAGTGGTTACTCACCAGAAAAATATCCGGCGATTGCTTAGCGGAGACGAAAACCGCACGTATCTTTTTGTGAAGAAGGATTAG